From a region of the Chitinophaga caseinilytica genome:
- a CDS encoding cyclic-phosphate processing receiver domain-containing protein, which yields MAYQLFLDDLRTVGMVYKDRPASDFVIVRSFEAFKSTILERGLPAFISFDNDLGLDASGRLAPDGYAAAKWLVYESGFDLSDLKYYVHSANPVAAEQIRSLLQNYQAHLRENKG from the coding sequence ATGGCTTATCAGCTTTTCCTCGACGACCTCCGAACGGTAGGCATGGTCTATAAAGACAGGCCGGCCAGTGATTTTGTCATCGTACGCTCGTTCGAAGCGTTCAAATCCACGATCCTCGAGCGCGGGCTGCCGGCTTTCATCAGCTTCGACAATGATCTCGGGCTGGATGCATCCGGCCGGTTGGCGCCCGATGGCTATGCCGCGGCCAAATGGCTGGTGTACGAATCCGGCTTCGATCTTTCGGATTTGAAATATTACGTCCATTCCGCTAATCCCGTTGCTGCTGAGCAAATCCGCAGCCTGCTCCAGAATTACCAGGCCCACCTCCGCGAAAACAAAGGTTGA
- a CDS encoding SPFH domain-containing protein yields MGIFDFIKNEFIEVIDWVDDTTDTVIYKFPDKGDKIMNGAQMTVRESQVAVLMNEGEFGDMYLPGRHELTTSNMPITTTLKSWKYLFDSPFKVDIYYVSTRQFTNLKWGTSNPIIVRDPEFKQVRLRSFGTYTMRVTDPKKFIKEFAGTHPWVRVESVSEQLRNVIVSKLAEGLAEAGVSVLDLSANFTEIGEKLKPVFQKEFDIWGIELGQFFIENVTLPEEVEKMLDKTTQLNMMADKLNQFNQMQGGIALENLSNNPGAAGMAGMGAGVILTNMLQQQQQPAAPQSAPAADPNEKQKLLDLLKQLGELKAQGILTEEEFNQKKAEILGKL; encoded by the coding sequence ATGGGCATATTCGACTTTATCAAAAATGAGTTCATCGAAGTCATCGACTGGGTGGATGACACTACGGATACTGTGATCTATAAATTCCCCGATAAGGGAGACAAGATCATGAACGGGGCTCAAATGACCGTGCGGGAATCGCAGGTGGCGGTGCTCATGAACGAGGGCGAATTCGGGGATATGTACCTGCCCGGCCGGCACGAGCTCACTACCAGCAACATGCCCATCACCACCACGCTGAAATCGTGGAAATACCTGTTCGACTCGCCCTTCAAAGTAGATATTTACTACGTAAGCACCCGGCAGTTCACCAACCTGAAATGGGGGACTTCCAACCCGATCATCGTCCGCGACCCTGAATTCAAACAGGTACGGCTGCGTTCTTTCGGGACGTACACGATGCGGGTTACCGATCCGAAGAAGTTCATCAAGGAATTTGCCGGCACCCATCCCTGGGTGCGCGTGGAATCGGTAAGCGAGCAATTGCGCAACGTGATCGTCAGCAAACTGGCGGAAGGACTGGCAGAAGCAGGCGTGTCGGTGCTCGACCTGTCCGCTAATTTTACCGAGATCGGGGAGAAGCTGAAGCCGGTTTTCCAGAAGGAATTCGACATATGGGGCATTGAGCTCGGGCAGTTCTTCATCGAGAACGTCACGCTGCCGGAAGAAGTGGAGAAAATGCTCGATAAAACGACGCAGCTCAACATGATGGCCGATAAGCTGAACCAGTTCAACCAGATGCAGGGCGGCATTGCATTGGAGAACCTCTCCAACAACCCGGGAGCCGCCGGCATGGCGGGCATGGGCGCAGGCGTGATCCTCACCAATATGCTCCAGCAGCAACAGCAGCCGGCCGCGCCGCAAAGCGCACCCGCCGCCGATCCCAACGAAAAACAAAAGCTGCTGGACCTCCTCAAACAACTGGGCGAACTGAAAGCTCAGGGCATTTTGACGGAAGAGGAATTCAATCAGAAGAAAGCCGAAATTCTCGGTAAACTATAA
- a CDS encoding geranylgeranyl reductase family protein, which produces MVQTDICIIGAGPAGATAALQLAYMGIPCVVVDKAVFPRDKVCGDGLSGKVLTLLSRIDPGIAERLQQYVFKEDSWGVTFIAANRMSINIPYKPGYEKLPGEPRGFVCKRIHFDNFLVEELRRCPQVQLIEGKSITKYDLRPDGYLLTDASGSLQIRTKLVIAANGAHSGFTKDVAGIRMEPKHYVAGIRAYYSGIKGLHADNLIELHFLKNVLPGYFWIFPLPNGEANVGVGMLSKVARRRKINLKQLLLDAVQSDPVLRERFRDATLRGNIDGYGLPLGSKKRRLSGERYMLVGDAAFLIDPFTGEGIGNAMYSARMAAQQAAACIAANDFSAATMLAYDANIARVLGPELTMSTRLQKLIRFPWLLNMLMRLGARNKELQELMTCMFHEVDLRKKLAKPQFYLRLLLGRGLRP; this is translated from the coding sequence ATGGTCCAAACCGACATCTGCATTATCGGCGCCGGCCCGGCAGGCGCTACCGCCGCGCTTCAGCTGGCTTATATGGGCATCCCCTGCGTGGTGGTCGATAAGGCCGTGTTCCCCCGCGATAAAGTCTGCGGCGACGGCCTCAGCGGCAAAGTGCTCACGCTCCTTTCCCGCATAGATCCCGGCATTGCGGAAAGACTGCAGCAATATGTGTTCAAGGAAGACAGCTGGGGCGTTACGTTCATCGCCGCCAATCGCATGAGCATCAACATACCCTATAAACCCGGCTATGAAAAACTGCCCGGCGAGCCACGGGGCTTTGTTTGCAAACGCATTCATTTCGATAATTTCCTCGTGGAAGAACTGCGGCGCTGTCCGCAGGTGCAGCTGATAGAAGGAAAGTCCATCACGAAATACGACCTCCGGCCCGATGGCTACCTGCTGACGGACGCCTCCGGCAGCCTGCAGATCAGGACGAAACTGGTGATCGCCGCCAACGGCGCGCATTCCGGCTTCACGAAAGATGTGGCCGGCATCCGCATGGAGCCCAAACACTATGTAGCCGGCATCAGGGCCTATTACAGCGGTATCAAAGGCCTGCATGCCGACAACCTGATCGAACTGCACTTCCTCAAAAACGTGCTGCCCGGTTACTTCTGGATCTTCCCGCTGCCGAATGGCGAAGCCAATGTTGGCGTGGGCATGCTCAGCAAAGTGGCGCGGCGCAGAAAGATAAACCTGAAGCAATTGCTGCTGGATGCCGTCCAAAGCGATCCGGTGCTCCGGGAACGGTTCAGGGACGCCACGCTCCGGGGCAACATCGACGGATATGGACTGCCCCTCGGCAGCAAGAAACGGCGCCTGTCGGGCGAAAGGTACATGCTGGTGGGCGACGCCGCCTTCCTCATCGACCCCTTCACCGGCGAAGGTATCGGCAATGCGATGTACTCCGCACGCATGGCTGCCCAGCAAGCCGCGGCCTGCATCGCCGCAAACGATTTCAGCGCCGCCACCATGCTGGCTTACGACGCAAACATCGCGCGGGTACTGGGGCCGGAACTCACGATGAGCACCCGCCTCCAAAAACTCATCCGCTTCCCCTGGCTGCTCAATATGCTCATGCGGCTCGGCGCCAGGAACAAGGAATTGCAGGAACTGATGACGTGCATGTTCCACGAAGTAGACCTCCGCAAAAAACTGGCAAAGCCGCAGTTTTACCTGCGGCTTCTGTTGGGACGGGGGCTTCGCCCTTAA
- a CDS encoding tetratricopeptide repeat-containing sensor histidine kinase, whose amino-acid sequence MVRQCFVIIISIGLLCCGFSVFAQKQERESTPASKKVKYDGRSKAARELEKSLYADDNELKTAKSYEALATELTEKNDYAKAEEYLKKALDIYLRLKHSNAAPASRALGKVQELQHKIKPAISSYLSAGKLSSDTTLERANFNDANRLLNADNPQRQTDYAQSNVAIFEKEGKKSEVADAYRQLGNSLFNQNNKTEAIESYKRALDKSDNTGDISAISKEISRAYVEDNNIAGAIQQSESILAKAREAHNTALQIDQLQELARLYADHQQPDKTGDLLEEAYLLAFKSGNTSKAKDCLIALTSYLKHQRKDALAIQRYDNFLLNLDSLIRTDSSLVDASLFDITEGKIRDLEREKALQLALIDNKNKLNYFLIVFVAAMVVLLVFIVRSLRAIKVKNKKIALQSLRREMNPHFIFNSLNSVNQYIAENNEMEANRYLTSYSGLMRNVMEHSNRDFVTLAVEAEQLKRYLDLEQLRFSDKFVYILEIDESLDPDTAMIPNMLIQPHLENAVWHGLRYKDTKGLLRVGFRKEGQHIIVKIEDDGIGLAKSQELKTAHQKAYQSRGITNTRERINLLNDIYHLRIRLEMEEITASGATGTRVVLQLPLMDKHEFNRKDHSGHR is encoded by the coding sequence ATGGTACGACAGTGTTTCGTCATTATAATATCGATCGGGCTGCTTTGCTGCGGCTTCTCCGTTTTTGCCCAGAAACAGGAACGTGAAAGCACGCCCGCCAGCAAGAAGGTCAAATACGACGGCCGGTCCAAAGCCGCGCGGGAGCTGGAGAAATCGCTGTATGCCGACGATAACGAACTGAAAACCGCCAAAAGCTATGAAGCCCTGGCCACGGAACTGACGGAAAAGAATGACTACGCCAAAGCGGAAGAATATCTCAAAAAAGCGCTGGACATCTACCTCCGGCTTAAACACAGCAATGCCGCGCCCGCCAGCCGCGCCCTCGGCAAGGTGCAGGAATTGCAGCACAAGATAAAACCCGCCATCTCCAGTTACCTATCGGCCGGCAAGCTGTCTTCCGACACCACGCTCGAACGCGCCAATTTCAACGACGCCAACCGCCTGTTGAACGCCGACAATCCCCAACGACAAACGGATTACGCGCAGTCCAACGTCGCGATTTTCGAGAAGGAAGGCAAAAAATCCGAAGTCGCCGACGCCTATCGCCAGCTCGGCAACAGCCTTTTCAACCAGAACAACAAGACCGAAGCCATCGAAAGCTATAAGCGGGCCCTCGATAAAAGCGACAACACCGGCGATATTTCCGCCATCAGCAAGGAAATTTCCCGCGCGTACGTGGAAGACAATAATATCGCCGGCGCCATCCAGCAAAGCGAAAGCATCCTCGCCAAAGCCCGGGAAGCCCACAACACGGCGCTCCAGATCGATCAACTCCAGGAACTCGCACGGCTGTACGCCGACCACCAGCAGCCCGATAAAACCGGCGACCTCCTCGAAGAAGCCTACTTGCTGGCGTTCAAAAGCGGAAATACCTCGAAGGCGAAAGATTGTCTAATTGCGCTGACGAGCTATCTCAAACATCAACGCAAGGATGCGCTGGCCATCCAGCGGTACGATAATTTCCTCCTCAACCTCGATTCCCTCATCCGGACAGACAGCTCGCTGGTGGATGCCAGTCTTTTCGACATCACGGAGGGGAAGATCAGGGACCTGGAGCGGGAAAAGGCGCTGCAGTTGGCGCTTATCGACAACAAGAACAAACTCAATTATTTCCTCATCGTTTTCGTAGCGGCGATGGTGGTGCTGCTGGTGTTCATCGTACGGTCGCTGCGGGCTATCAAGGTCAAGAACAAGAAGATCGCGCTGCAATCGCTTCGGCGGGAGATGAACCCGCATTTCATATTCAACAGCCTGAACAGCGTCAATCAATACATCGCGGAAAACAACGAAATGGAGGCCAACCGGTACCTTACCTCCTATTCGGGCCTCATGCGGAACGTGATGGAACATTCGAACCGGGATTTCGTTACCCTGGCCGTGGAAGCCGAACAGCTGAAAAGGTACCTCGACCTGGAGCAGCTCCGCTTCAGCGATAAATTCGTGTACATCCTCGAAATCGACGAATCGCTGGACCCCGATACGGCCATGATCCCCAATATGCTCATCCAGCCTCATCTCGAAAACGCCGTCTGGCACGGACTGCGGTATAAAGACACGAAAGGCTTGCTGCGCGTAGGCTTCCGGAAAGAAGGCCAGCATATCATCGTGAAAATCGAAGATGACGGGATCGGGCTGGCGAAGAGCCAGGAACTGAAAACCGCACACCAGAAGGCGTACCAGTCGCGGGGCATCACCAACACCCGGGAACGCATCAACCTGTTGAACGATATTTACCATCTCCGCATCCGGCTGGAAATGGAGGAAATCACCGCCAGCGGCGCCACCGGCACCCGCGTGGTATTGCAACTTCCCTTAATGGACAAGCATGAATTTAACCGGAAAGATCACAGCGGTCATCGTTGA
- a CDS encoding DUF4440 domain-containing protein, whose protein sequence is MKTTLPAVLLFLALNVQAQRSTQADPQTLAFLQRFRQDYASALTTGEPAKIAQHFADSIRLMPEFQLTVWTKANAKHYYRDFLQRFRVTQFNSDVMEVMDLGRMVVEFGTFTEILQQAGNGKTDTLQGKYANIWQRSPQQPLRLTAQAWNYSHPVQIAEQLVFRDVPAVNMAFRAHVNVNDPLSFELAAYNGLQEKVVTEHDPVRWNQFYSDDFLFFYSNHPAYKGRAAITAFLDDHVKHLPVFEKLDIRTDRIEDLDGFVIEYASHTAIVRHGDWSGVATGKNIYIWRREKNGILKICRGVAMYDAGL, encoded by the coding sequence ATGAAAACGACCCTTCCCGCCGTCCTGCTCTTCCTCGCCCTCAACGTGCAGGCGCAACGCAGCACCCAGGCCGATCCGCAAACGCTTGCTTTCCTCCAACGATTCCGGCAGGATTACGCCTCCGCGCTCACCACCGGCGAGCCCGCGAAAATAGCGCAGCATTTTGCGGATAGCATCCGGCTGATGCCTGAATTCCAGCTGACCGTTTGGACCAAAGCCAATGCCAAGCATTACTACCGCGATTTCCTGCAGCGGTTCCGGGTAACACAATTCAACAGTGACGTGATGGAAGTGATGGACCTGGGCAGGATGGTAGTGGAATTCGGCACCTTCACCGAAATACTGCAACAGGCCGGCAACGGGAAAACCGATACCCTTCAGGGCAAGTACGCCAACATCTGGCAGCGCAGTCCGCAACAACCCCTCCGGCTGACGGCCCAGGCATGGAATTACAGCCATCCCGTCCAAATCGCCGAACAACTCGTTTTCCGCGACGTTCCTGCCGTGAACATGGCCTTCCGCGCGCATGTGAACGTAAACGATCCCCTGAGCTTCGAACTGGCCGCCTACAACGGGCTACAGGAAAAAGTGGTAACTGAGCACGATCCCGTTCGCTGGAACCAGTTTTACTCGGACGATTTCCTTTTCTTCTACAGCAATCACCCCGCCTATAAAGGCCGCGCCGCCATCACGGCATTCCTCGACGACCATGTCAAACATCTCCCCGTTTTCGAAAAACTGGATATCCGGACAGACCGGATCGAAGACCTCGACGGGTTCGTGATCGAATATGCTTCGCATACCGCCATCGTCCGGCATGGCGACTGGTCAGGCGTAGCCACGGGGAAAAACATCTATATCTGGCGGCGGGAAAAGAACGGCATTTTGAAGATCTGCCGGGGCGTGGCGATGTACGACGCCGGACTGTAA
- a CDS encoding LytTR family DNA-binding domain-containing protein, translated as MNLTGKITAVIVEDETAAIVALQNYLGKFCPQVKVIGTAQNSREAVEVLHDLQPQLVFLDVEMPFGNAFDVLEGCQDLQFETIFVTAFSEYSLRALNQSAAYYLLKPVSIEELILAVNKVQQQLQQRQWIDRNRIIMENARENNPGMQQVILPTLDGFDVVKMHEIVRLKGNGNFTDVFLTDGSKKMVCRFLKHFSEMLPHPFVRVHKSHIINIHYVQSYHKGAGGYVNLNDGTEVEVSPAYKDSLLKAFQ; from the coding sequence ATGAATTTAACCGGAAAGATCACAGCGGTCATCGTTGAAGATGAAACCGCCGCCATCGTGGCTTTGCAGAATTACCTGGGGAAATTTTGTCCGCAGGTAAAGGTAATCGGTACCGCGCAGAACAGCCGGGAAGCCGTGGAAGTGCTGCACGACCTTCAACCGCAACTCGTGTTCCTCGACGTGGAAATGCCTTTCGGCAATGCGTTCGATGTGCTGGAAGGTTGCCAGGACCTCCAGTTTGAAACGATCTTCGTCACCGCGTTCTCCGAATATTCGCTGCGGGCGCTGAACCAGAGCGCGGCGTACTATTTGCTGAAACCCGTAAGCATCGAAGAACTGATCCTGGCCGTGAACAAAGTGCAGCAGCAATTACAACAGCGCCAGTGGATCGATCGCAACCGGATCATCATGGAAAACGCACGGGAAAACAACCCCGGCATGCAACAGGTGATCCTGCCCACGCTGGACGGGTTCGATGTCGTGAAAATGCATGAAATCGTAAGGCTGAAAGGGAACGGGAACTTCACGGACGTATTCCTGACCGATGGCAGCAAGAAGATGGTCTGCCGCTTCCTGAAACACTTTTCAGAAATGCTGCCCCACCCTTTTGTCAGGGTCCATAAATCGCATATCATCAATATCCACTATGTGCAATCGTACCATAAAGGCGCGGGCGGATATGTAAACCTGAACGACGGCACAGAAGTGGAAGTGTCGCCGGCGTACAAAGACAGTCTACTCAAGGCTTTCCAGTAA